In Acipenser ruthenus unplaced genomic scaffold, fAciRut3.2 maternal haplotype, whole genome shotgun sequence, the DNA window GCAGACTGCTCCCAGCAATTTAGGTCAATGCATTGATATTGTTAactgaaactcagggggactgtctgaatcgtgtttagtgttgctgtataatatataaaactatgcagattgaaactcagggggactgtctgaatcgtgtttagtgttgctgtataatatataaaactatgcagattgaaactcagggggactgtctgaatcgtgtttagtgttgctgtataatatataaaactatgcagattgaaactcagggggactgtctgaatcgtgtttagtgttgctgtataatatagaaaactatgcagattgaaactcagggggactgtctgaatcgtgtttagtgttgctgtataatatagaaaactatacagattgaaactcagggggactgtctgaatcgtgtttagtgttgctgtataatatagaaaactatgcagattgaaactgaGGGAGGCTGTCTGAATTTTCTCCcttattttttacagaattgAGAAATTTAACAAGTTGCCATGACGCCCTGCTAGCGACCAATGTCTTTCAGCGCCACCATTCTGTTTACCCCGCCCCCTGTCAATGGGGGCGTGGCAACAGCAGCCAGTAGCAGCGGGAGTGCCAGCGCCTTGGAGACGGGAGGCACGGCAACAGCCACTCCCATTACTGTGAGTGGGCGTGGCCTGGCACTGTCCAGCACAGAGGAACTTCTGCATCTCATATATCAAAAGGTAAGACTGACCAAGACTTAGTTACAATCCATCAAACCATTCAAACAAACAgggtctttaaaatccattctgtcacctcttattagctttattaacacgatcaccggcccctccctttaaaggagcgctgaccatctttaaaatccattctctcacctcttattagctttattaacaggatcactggcccctccctttaaaggagcgctgaccatctttaaaatccattctctcgcctcttattagctttattaacatgatcaccggcccctccctttaaaggagcgctgaccatctttaaaatccattctctcgcctcttattcgctttattaacatgatcaccggcccctccctttaaaggagtgctgaccatctttaaaatccattctcttatctcttattagctttattaacatgatcactggcctgtctaaaggagcgctgaccatctttaaaatccagcttcaaagtctgtttcaaagctctgttcaaaatgtccgctctggtGCACTGGGGGGGTTGAGATCTGTCCTGTAAATCACTACAGGAAGTCCTCTGGGGTGATAATCCTGACACTGTCAGTGCACCAGAGCAGACATTGTGAACAGAATCTCTGGGGAATGGCTGTGGTGAGTGACCATACATtgtcattcttcttcttcttcttcttcttcttcttattattattattaataattagtcatcttatccagagcgacttacagagactaggggggtgaactctgcatcatcatcaactgctgctgctgctgctgctgtagagtcacttccaataggagcttgtttgttcatccgaaggacggagcacaaggaggtgaagtgacttgctcagggtcatgcacacacgcacacgcacacgcacacacacacacacacacacacacacgcacacacacacacacacacacacagggagtcagtggctgagccgggatttgaacctcctggtatcaagacccctttttcTCTAAATGCTGGACCAGCGAGACTCCGTTGaagttttaaaagtttaaaagtgaACACCATCAATCAGTTGGCGATTTTAATAAGCATTTTTGCTTCCTGATATGTAAGATAGGCGTTGGCAGTGACAGCATTATCACTGGGTTCATAGTTTCTTTGTAATAATTTATATTGTGTTCCtttttaatatacaatataataataataatacatttcagttcaTCTGTCtgcaattattatatatttgtttatttatttgtttatgtgtttatttagcagactcctttatcccaggcgacccACACAGGTGtcgcagggcagcgcagggttacaatgcaagcttcatatttaaacacagtggagTTTACAGCAAGGGCTAAATCACaatactgctagaatacaatatgaactaggatagCAAGTTTataacaagttatatctacaatgacaaagtgcaaggatagcgcatcagctgagggtcCAGCAACGTGGTTCTGAGGTCAGGTGAGTCCAGCGCATcagcggggtggggggggttcTGGTTTTTCATTCTGACTCGAGCGCTCAGACGCACTGCGGCCCCCCAGGACCTGAGTTTCACCCCCCCCTGTATGGGTCAGAGTCGACAGGCTGTGGTGTGTTCCTGGTAGGTGTTAAGTAATCTGGTTCTCATGATTCTGTTGCTCTCCAGGTAGACCAGGCCTGCTCCAGTGCGGACAGCGCCCTTGCCCTGGCCCGGCAGAACCACCAGATCCTGTCAGAACTGAGAGGGAGCGTGGCCGCCCTGAGCAGAGGGCAGGGGTCACCCGACAGCACACTGCCCACTGGGACAGCTgagcaggagcaggaggaggagctgAGGCTGAAACAGGAAGTGAGGTCACCGCCGCCAGACAGGAGGATGGCCATGACGTCGTCATCGGGGAGAAGTGGGCGGGGCTTTCCGGGAAGGGGCCGGGGAACCGGGGCCACTGAGCAGCGAGCAAGCAGCGTGGGTGTGAGTCTGCGTGTGTGcgtttctgtctgtctctgtctgtgtgtctgtctgtctgtctctgtgtgcctgtctatctctgtctgtgtgtctgtctttgtgtctgtctttgtgtgtctgtcaatctgtctgtctgtctctgtcactgtctgtctctgtctgtgtgtgtatctgtctgtctctatctctgtctgtctgtctctgtctgtgtgtgtgtctgcctgtctctgtctgtgtgtctgcctgtctgtctgactctgtgtgtctgtctgtctctgtctttgtctgtctctgtctatgtgtgtgtctgcctgtctctgtctgtgtgtctgcctgtctgtctgactctgtgtgtctgtctgtctctgtctttgtctgtgtctgtctgccaatctgtctgtctgtgtgtctgtctgttctgGAGATAATTTGATTTTAGGGGCATTAGTTTCCtaacctttttaaatgtttcgGATGAAACACTTTTTATAGCAGGCACTACAGCGAGCCCCCCCCCACTGTTTATAAGCAGGGCGTCTAGTTTCGGGTTTTGTTTTTGATCATGTGATGCTTTTTGTCCTGCTTTCAGCCGTAGTGAAATGACAGCATTCCGATAAACGGAAGAGCGATTTCTATTGGATGAAGGctgtatttgcatcctgagccattcaaaaaaaaaaaaaaaaggataatcccacagcagtgacgtcaaaaaagtgataattcctctagaggaaaatatacttgaactttgacccattcgacccCTCGAGACCGTCACTtccaattcaaacacaaaatgtctcgttttcaatcactcgacataCACCCACagcacagaaatgttcattaatgagcaacaaaaaaatgatgtcaagctggtacattcgtatctccgagaaactggagaggaacggggaATTCTGAAGCTGAAGCAGTAACGGATAACCACACATGAACGcgtgtacagcactgaaacacgacgtttaaccctttgcggtccatttattaatcgcgcgtcaggtgcgtcaggtctaattaattttcacacgcgcagttaattttagacgcgctgtttaaaagtatttttttccacagtcaaacgggtttaaatggccctgcatatcaacaacgcactcactaggcatctccagccccgccccaccctttcgttcgctatagcgttcacctatgtaagaaataaataataataataataatagttgtacataccgatcaatcatctccggatcactcgttttatcaccaaactcctcaataatgcgatccaagtcattattttaatactataacatctcaaaaaagctctgcaaatgtccgtgttttctgtgcgctgattcagtcagccaacttgtttacttcagaccgccccgttatctgatacctgataccatgtatgactattcatgagatacgccttttttttttttttttcgacttgtctcggctcctgtcgctcccactcggcaattgaatggttttctcgtctttttccggagaaaaaacgactagacacccgttttttgcgttgctataatgatgtcggacccagtccgacaaaggacctgtgaggaataattgcaatgtcggacccagtccgacaatggaccggaaagggttaaaaaaacccaactgtactgctgaacctcgtcttctctAATATCAGCTTCACAGGGGTAtccgtggattataaaaaataacagacggGCTTCtttagtgagttacaggaaaataattccatctcgggtttctgtgacaatTTACAAACTCCACCttcgctctcgtagtttatgatgtcacagaaaccctggatggaattattttcctgtaacccctctattattatatatatatgggcagcagtgtggagtagtggttagggctctggactcttgaccggaaggtcatgggttcaatccccggtgggggacactgctgctgtacccttgagcaaggtactttacctagattgctccagtaaaaacccaactgtataaatggggaattgtatgtaaaaataatgtgatatcttgtaacaattgtaagtcgccctggataagggcgtctgccaagaaataagtaataataataataaataataataatattattaatttcttagcagacgcccttatccagggcaacttacaattgttacaggatatcacattattgtttacatacaattccccatttatacagttgtgtttttttactggagcaatccaggtaaagtaccttgctcaagggtacagcagcagtgtccccccccacctgggattgaacccacgaccctccggtcaagagtccagagccctgaccactactccacactgctgccccatatcttttggtatgctatggaatccattttaccatgtattggaactacatttgaggaaaaacagccccataggtGGATATTACCATCTCtgtgcttgacagtaggtatggtgtttttgttgttgtacgTCTCGGAGACTTTTCCTATATTtccttattggtaatgacagcaatcaccctatgcctaaccctttcaAACTCTCTCTAAGAAttttcacctacaatccagcgttttctagacttttctagaattaggttctgcatcatcatattgaaatttctagcaccttgttgACTCGATGATCGTAGCGTCAGAGGGTACTTTTGAatcagcatttttggagttttgcaacaaaaaaaaaaatatcgctgaaataaataattgtagacatctgtttcttttaacttttttttttctcatccacaaaagaaaaacatttactacaaaagatttttcatatattttttgtttttgagaaatttgtagaaatcataaatttccattggggtatgtaaacttctcgctacaactgtgtgtgtctgtctgtgtgtgtgtgtttgtgtgtgtgtgtgtgtgtttgtgtgtgtattgacgtcactactgtgctatTTAGAGTTAGTGAGAAAAGGCAGTCGCTATGGAATTATGGGTAATATATacatatgcaaatttcagcattaccagagccaatcaaatcgcatgaAAGTACTCTgacttcatagagtccaatgaaagctgctgaataatgttcccttgttaacatattgaattgcacaccctctatatagaatgaactccctcagcttcatagagtccaatgaaagctgctgaataatgttcccttgttaacatattgaattgcacaccctctatatagaatgaactccctcagcttcatagtccaatgaaagctgctgaataatgtgaatgTAGGAGCCTTTTGGTGactttcacgtgatttgattggctcttgtaatgaaGAAATTTGCCTATCCCGATTAcccatgtatatatttttttgtttcatccaCAGATGGCCCAAGAAGAATTTCAATTGGACAGGCTACTAATTGCCCCCTTGCAGTGCCAAATGTACCCTGAAACCCTCCCTccgcccccccccgcccccccacacCAGCCCCCAGGTCACCTTCCAGCACTGCGTGCTGTCCAGCCACCCCAACATAACCCCGAACACCAACGTAACCAGCTCACAAACCAGTGTGCACAACCACGCCCTGCTCGTCGGCAACAGTGGGACCGTTCCGAATCCCAATCTCAACGGGACGGCCAGCAAAACCGCTCTGACCAGCATGGACCGCTCCCTGCTAATCCCCAAAGTAAACCCCAACTCGAACCTCCTCGTCCACGCGAGCAGGAACGCTGGGCAGGGTCCGCATGCCAGCCACCGCGTGACGAAAACCAGCGCCAACGCTGGCCTCGGAAACACAAACGTTGGCCTTTCTACAGCGGCCCAGTTCAGGGCCAGGCCGGGGGGGGTTCTGGGGGGTCTAGAAGAAGTCCCCAAaaaccccccccacccctcgtACGTCTTGGACGGAAGGGGGCGTCTCGTAGGACGCGGTGTGAGCCCCCAGTCCGGCCACGCTAACGCTGCCGGCGCTGTGGGGGTGGCTGGACCGGCCAGGAAGAGTCCCAGTTGTTCTGTTGCACTGGGAGGCACTGGGACCCCCTCTGTTGTGTCGGCGGTTGGGAGGGGGGCGGCCCCGCGGACGGCGCCTGGACTGGGATCTCTGGGAGGACTGGGAGCCGGCCAGCACTCCGCTGGGAGGAAGAGAAGGAAACGGGACGTGGTGCTTTCTGTGAGTCTCAACTATAATCTGTCTGCAGTCTCTCTGTAATCTCTCTGCAATCTCTAATCTCTCTGCAATCTCTAATCTCTCTGTAATCTCTAATCTCTCTGTAATCTCTCTGATCTCTGCAATCTCTAATTTCTCTGTAATCTCACTCTAATCTCTCTGTGATTTAGATGGGCTCGCTTCATTACAATCACCTGCACTCATTGAAAACACTGTATATCTATCtgtttatctatctgtctgtctgttaacaagggaacattattcagcagctttcattggactctatgaagctgagggagttcattctatatagagggtgtgcaattcaatatgttaacaagggaacattattcagcagctttcattggactctatgaagctgagggagttcattctgtaGAGGGTGAGGATGATAACCTTTGTCCACagctgcagtgtgtctgtgtgcatgtttgtggGTCCTGCCACTAAGTTAATCTCCAGGGTACCATTCTTCAGCATGAGTTATTCAGTGTAAGAGCTGAAAACCAGTaacaaggtctaattaagcaaatgatcatttcaattaagggtttaattaagtaagtGAGAgttcagctggaatgaaaaccagcacacagggggtccccaggacggGAGTTTGAGAAGCATATAGATGTATAGAACAGCTGGTGCAtttgcgtctgtgtgtgtgtgtgtctctgtctgtctgtctgtctgtgtctctgtctgtctttgtgtctctgtctctctgtgcgtctgtgtgtttctgtctctgtctctttctctgttgtctgtctctgtctctctctgtgtgtctgtgtctctgtctctctctctctctgtgtctctctcgtatTACCCAGTTCTCACTGTGCTTCTCTTGCCTCTTCAGAAATGGGtgcccctaaccctaacccctctcctctctctcttcagaAATGGGTGCccctaacccctctccctctcctctctctcttcagaAATGGGtgcccctaaccctaacccctctcctctctctcttcagaAATGGGTGCccctaacccctctccctctcctctctctcttcagaAATGGGTGCccctaacccctctccctctcctctctctcttcagaAATGGGtgcccctaaccctaacccctctcctctctctcttcagaAATGGGTGCccctaacccctctccctctcctctctctcttcagaAATGGGtgcccctaaccctaacccctctcctctctctcttcagaAATGGGTGCccctaacccctctccctctcctctctctcttcagaAATGGGTGCACGACATTCACAACCACGACTCCAACAACAAGAGGTTCAACGGGTCAGAGAGGTCAGCCAGGGGTCACTGAGTGCACTTGAACCAGGGTTTCTGTGTTCCCTGTGcccaaaatatcaaaataaaccctcctcctccctcctcccctctctcctctcctcactctcctctcctcactctctcctctcctgtctctcttcaactgtctctctcctcactgtctctcttgtctctctcctctcctctcctcactgtctctcctctcctttcctcactgtctctcttctcctctcctttcctcactgtctctcttctctctctcctctcctcgcctcactgtctctcttctctctctcctcctcgcCTCACTGTCTCTCTTCGCTCCTCTCCTCActgtctctttctcctctcctcactctgtctcttctctcctctcctcactgtctctcttctctctcctctcctgtcctcactctctcctctcctctctctcctctcctcactgtctctcctctctcctctcctcactgtctcctctcctctctcctctcctcactgtctctcctctcctgtctctcctctctcttctcctcactctctctctcctctcctcagtgtctcttctcctctcctcactgtctctcctctatcctctcctcactctctcctcactctctcctctctccagccTGCATTCCTCGTGGAATATGTCTGTGGTGAAGTACCTGGTTGAGAAGCTGAGGGCTGCCCTTCACTGCAGCCCCCAGCGCTACAGTGACAAGGAGCTCAAAGGTGAGGGGTGATGTTAATGCGTGTGTGACAGTCGTGtttcttgacaggtctgtgtgcGTGTGACAGTCGTGTTTCTTGACAGGTCCGTGCGTGTGACAGTCGTGtttcttgacaggtctgtgtgtgtgtgacagtcgtgtttcttgacaggtctgtgtgtgtgacagtcgtgtttcttgacaggtctgtgtgcGTGTGACAGTCGTGTTTCTTGACAGGTCCGTGCGTGTGACAGTCGTGTTTCTTGACAGGTCCGTGTGTGTGACAGTCGTGTTTCTTGACAGGTCAGTGCGTGTGACAGTCGTGtttcttgacaggtctgtgtgcGTGTGACAGTTGTGtttcttgacaggtctgtgtgcGTGTGACAGTCGTGTTTCTTGACAGGTCTGTGCGTGTGACAGTCGTGTTTCTTGACAGGTCCGTGCGTGTGACAGTCGTGTTTCTTGACAGGTCCGTGCGTGTGACAGTCGTGTTTCTTGACAGGTCTGTGCTTGTGACAGTCGTGTTTCTTGACAGGTCCGTGCGTGTGACAGTCGTGTTTCTTGACAGGTCTGTGCGTGTGACAGTCGTGTTTCTTGACAGGTCCGTGCGCGTGACAGTCGTGtttcttgacaggtctgtgtgcGTGTGACAGTCGTGTTTCTTGACAGGTCCGTGCGTGGCGTATTTCCTGACTAAGAGGCGTGAATACCGTAATGCTCTGAACCCGTACCAGAGCCTGAAGGAGCGCGAGGAGAAGAAACTGAGGAGCCGTCGATACAGGGTGAGAGAACAcccctccgtgtgtgtgtgtgtgtgtgtctgtctgtgattctgtgtgtgtgtgtgtatcagtctggcagtgattctgtgtgtgtgagtgtcagtgattctgtgtgtgtgtctgtctgtcattgattctgtgtgtgtgtgtgtgtgtgtatcagtctggcagtgattctgtgtgtgtgagtgtcagtgatt includes these proteins:
- the LOC117398109 gene encoding LOW QUALITY PROTEIN: uncharacterized protein C14orf93 homolog (The sequence of the model RefSeq protein was modified relative to this genomic sequence to represent the inferred CDS: deleted 1 base in 1 codon) — its product is MSFSATILFTPPPVNGGVATAASSSGSASALETGGTATATPITVSGRGLALSSTEELLHLIYQKVDQACSSADSALALARQNHQILSELRGSVAALSRGQGSPDSTLPTGTAEQEQEEELRLKQEVRSPPPDRRMAMTSSSGRSGRGFPGRGRGTGATEQRASSVGMAQEEFQLDRLLIAPLQCQMYPETLPPPPPAPPHQPPGHLPALRAVQPPQHNPEHQRNQLTNQCAQPRLLVGNSGTVPNPNLNGTASKTALTSMDRSLLIPKVNPNSNLLVHASRNAGQGPHASHRVTKTSANAGLGNTNVGLSTAAQFRARPGGVLGGLEEVPKNPPHPSYVLDGRGRLVGRGVSPQSGHANAAGAVGVAGPARKSPSCSVALGGTGTPSVVSAVGRGAAPRTAPGLGSLGGLGAGQHSAGRKRRKRDVVLSKWVHDIHNHDSNNKRFNGSESLHSSWNMSVVKYLVEKLRAALHCSPQRYSDKELKGPCVAYFLTKRREYRNALNPYQSLKEREEKKLRSRRYRLFAYRSSIVSQFPLADRRLWEEEGVTEELMSDEEDSQSEPGVWVARSPRFRSPRLSELIQRINSSSKPGLKQRRKYGPESDRLPSREGLKGMGGGEGEGEGEGDIYSDRLTLTGGRDQGPGMIIIGENGQYCEETEVKREGED